One genomic window of Cupriavidus malaysiensis includes the following:
- a CDS encoding phage minor head protein, with the protein MILTLDRKRKGNPVNTRGAEKRYGSALKKVAAQVGTIIQPFTPGDLSQVPTIERLLNAYADMLQQWATMTASNMLMDVALRDEQNWKVLARDMGRSLRDEIRNAPTGEVMRQLLAEQVDLIQSIPREAAVRVHRLTLEGIENSSRASAIAAEIMRSEEVSASRALLIARTEVTRTATTLTQARATHVGSKGYIWRTAGDGDVRKSHREMNSEFVPWDEPPELDGMTGHAGCLPNCRCYADPVLPD; encoded by the coding sequence ATGATCCTCACCCTCGACCGCAAGCGCAAAGGCAACCCGGTCAACACGCGCGGCGCAGAGAAGCGCTACGGCTCGGCGCTGAAGAAGGTCGCCGCGCAGGTGGGCACGATCATCCAGCCGTTCACGCCCGGCGACCTCAGCCAGGTGCCGACGATCGAGCGCCTGCTGAACGCCTACGCCGACATGCTGCAGCAGTGGGCGACGATGACCGCCAGCAACATGCTGATGGACGTCGCGCTGCGGGATGAGCAGAACTGGAAGGTGCTGGCCCGCGACATGGGCCGGTCGCTGCGGGACGAGATCCGGAACGCGCCGACGGGCGAGGTCATGCGCCAGTTGCTGGCCGAGCAGGTCGACCTGATCCAGAGCATTCCCCGCGAGGCTGCCGTGCGGGTGCACCGGCTCACGCTGGAAGGCATCGAGAACAGCAGCCGGGCCAGCGCGATCGCGGCCGAGATCATGCGCTCGGAAGAGGTCTCGGCGAGCCGGGCGCTGCTGATCGCGCGGACAGAGGTCACGCGCACCGCGACCACGCTGACGCAGGCCCGCGCCACGCACGTCGGGTCGAAGGGATACATCTGGCGCACGGCTGGCGACGGTGACGTGCGGAAGTCGCATCGGGAGATGAACAGCGAGTTCGTCCCCTGGGATGAGCCGCCAGAGCTAGACGGCATGACCGGCCACGCCGGCTGCCTGCCGAATTGCCGGTGCTACGCCGACCCGGTACTGCCGGACTGA
- a CDS encoding DUF1073 domain-containing protein, whose protein sequence is MARKNRPTSRQQPAAQRTNDSFANFQARLGWGAENQSSASQYTLTYQSRNRVWLEAAYRGSWIVGAAVDAIPEDMTRKGIEMSGLDPADINKLERDMMRLAIWESLCDNGKWAQLYGGSIAVMLIEGQDLATPLRVETVGRGQFKGLAVLDRWMIAPPVGEVVKELGPDLGKPEYYDVIAESAGLPRGRIHHSRVLRMDGKELPHFQRISENGWGLSVLEPMWDRLIAFDSATVGVGQLVYKAHLRVISIENLREIVAMGGPALSGLKAQIEFTRLAQTNEGMTVLDAKDKFETHQYTFSGLSDVLIQFAQQLSGATGIPLTRLFGQAPQGLNATGEGEMKQYHEKVHGRQERSLRNPMHRLLAVMSMSSLGRPLPEDFAFEFRSLQEMSEKEKSEIGEKTTNSVATAVDANLLSRSGGMKELKASAPNTGMFGSITDEQIAEAEQQERDVPPPGPELALPDLGALANTKDSFFRRFFTKR, encoded by the coding sequence CCCACCTCCCGCCAGCAGCCGGCCGCGCAGCGCACGAACGACTCGTTCGCGAACTTCCAGGCTCGGCTGGGCTGGGGCGCCGAGAACCAGTCGTCCGCGTCCCAGTACACGCTGACCTACCAGAGCCGCAACCGGGTCTGGCTGGAAGCCGCGTATCGCGGTTCCTGGATCGTCGGCGCCGCGGTCGACGCGATCCCCGAGGACATGACCCGCAAGGGCATTGAGATGTCCGGCCTGGACCCGGCCGACATCAACAAGCTTGAGCGCGACATGATGCGCCTGGCGATCTGGGAATCGCTGTGCGACAACGGCAAGTGGGCCCAGCTCTACGGCGGCTCGATCGCGGTCATGCTGATCGAGGGCCAGGATCTGGCGACGCCGCTTCGGGTCGAGACGGTCGGTCGCGGCCAGTTCAAGGGGCTCGCCGTGCTCGATCGCTGGATGATCGCGCCGCCCGTCGGCGAGGTTGTGAAGGAACTCGGGCCGGATCTCGGCAAGCCCGAGTACTACGACGTCATCGCCGAGTCGGCTGGGCTGCCGAGGGGGCGCATCCACCATTCCCGCGTGCTGCGGATGGATGGCAAGGAGCTGCCGCACTTCCAGCGCATCAGCGAGAACGGGTGGGGCCTGTCGGTGCTTGAGCCGATGTGGGACCGGCTGATCGCGTTCGACAGCGCGACGGTCGGCGTCGGCCAGCTGGTCTACAAGGCTCACCTGCGCGTCATCAGCATCGAGAACCTGCGCGAGATTGTCGCCATGGGCGGCCCCGCGCTGTCTGGCCTGAAGGCGCAGATCGAGTTCACGCGCCTCGCGCAGACGAACGAGGGCATGACCGTCCTCGATGCGAAGGACAAGTTCGAGACGCACCAGTACACCTTCAGCGGCCTGTCGGACGTGCTGATCCAGTTCGCGCAGCAGCTCAGCGGCGCCACTGGCATCCCGCTCACGCGGCTGTTCGGCCAGGCCCCGCAGGGCCTGAACGCCACGGGCGAAGGCGAAATGAAGCAGTACCACGAGAAGGTGCACGGGCGGCAGGAACGCTCGCTGCGCAACCCGATGCACCGGCTGCTGGCGGTGATGTCGATGTCGTCGCTCGGCCGGCCGCTGCCGGAAGACTTTGCCTTCGAGTTCCGCAGCCTGCAGGAGATGTCGGAGAAGGAGAAGTCCGAGATCGGCGAGAAGACGACGAATTCCGTCGCCACGGCGGTCGACGCGAACCTGCTCAGCCGCAGCGGCGGCATGAAGGAGCTGAAGGCATCCGCGCCGAACACCGGCATGTTCGGCAGCATCACCGACGAGCAGATCGCCGAGGCCGAGCAGCAGGAGCGGGATGTGCCGCCGCCCGGGCCGGAGCTGGCGCTGCCCGACCTGGGCGCCCTGGCGAACACCAAGGACTCGTTCTTCCGGCGATTCTTCACGAAGCGATGA